One Microlunatus soli genomic window carries:
- a CDS encoding PPA1309 family protein: protein MTENHPDDPTTIDTDQGADGSDALVAALLELERHVGQGGWDQPPRLFALVRTDAVIAAEPQLVEQLGLRGSADGGHPDALTAIEQDHFKPSADLLTDLAEIVWPEAVYGCALTLESSFLPADAEADIPDDPQAAAEYVAGHAAQQEMRVVVGVDRAEHRHGVARVRSRPDDLLGAPDLVPGLTEALAHTLVEPDLDDEPGTGQPGTVQTGTVQEK from the coding sequence ATGACTGAGAATCATCCGGACGATCCGACCACCATCGACACCGACCAGGGTGCAGACGGTTCCGATGCCCTGGTGGCGGCCCTGCTCGAGCTCGAACGGCACGTCGGTCAGGGTGGCTGGGATCAGCCGCCGCGGTTGTTCGCGCTGGTCCGCACCGATGCGGTGATCGCCGCCGAACCGCAACTGGTCGAGCAGCTCGGCCTCCGCGGCAGTGCTGACGGCGGTCACCCGGACGCGCTGACCGCGATCGAACAAGATCATTTCAAGCCGTCGGCGGACCTGCTGACCGATCTGGCCGAGATCGTCTGGCCGGAGGCGGTGTACGGCTGCGCGCTGACCCTGGAGAGCAGCTTCCTGCCGGCCGACGCCGAGGCCGACATCCCCGACGATCCGCAGGCCGCCGCCGAGTACGTCGCCGGTCACGCCGCGCAGCAGGAGATGCGGGTCGTCGTCGGCGTCGACCGAGCCGAGCATCGGCACGGGGTGGCCCGGGTGCGATCCCGTCCCGACGACCTGCTCGGCGCTCCGGATCTGGTTCCGGGGCTGACCGAGGCACTGGCGCATACGCTTGTCGAACCAGACCTCGACGACGAACCCGGCACAGGTCAACCTGGCACCGTTCAAACCGGCACAGTTCAGGAGAAGTGA
- a CDS encoding YlbL family protein, whose translation MSGQTRSRSWQASLTRQTWTAFVAALAFVLVAVGMVTLPVPYVSWTPGSTTNTLGKVGNTPVIKISGTTSYPTTGELSLTTVSETRADSRLSLPEALLSYWLPHRDTMPRDIVYPPGKTADQVNSEQRVMMETSQDNSVVAALRAAGQRIVQRPAVSSVTVGSSSYNKLQPGDLIVSINGTDVTTNDQAAELIRDRRPGSTLIFEVLRDRKQKLIKVARGADDESNTDQLSGITIGNGYQYGPKISFDLGEEIGGPSAGLVFSLAIYDKITPGPLLAGRRVAGTGTISADGTVGPIGGIQQKIGAATSGGATVFLVPAANCEDLAGLKTDLQLIKVGTLQDAIGALDDLNDHHTADLPHC comes from the coding sequence ATGAGTGGCCAGACCCGGAGCAGGTCCTGGCAGGCGAGTTTGACCCGGCAGACCTGGACCGCCTTCGTGGCCGCGTTGGCCTTCGTGCTGGTAGCGGTCGGGATGGTCACGTTGCCGGTCCCGTACGTGAGCTGGACGCCGGGTTCGACCACGAACACCCTGGGCAAGGTCGGCAACACCCCGGTGATCAAGATCAGCGGCACCACCAGTTACCCGACGACCGGCGAGCTCAGTCTGACCACGGTGTCGGAGACCAGGGCCGACTCCCGACTTTCGCTGCCGGAGGCGTTGCTGTCCTACTGGCTGCCGCATCGCGACACCATGCCTCGCGACATCGTCTACCCACCGGGCAAGACCGCCGACCAGGTGAACAGCGAGCAGCGGGTGATGATGGAGACCTCGCAGGACAATTCGGTGGTCGCAGCGCTCCGGGCGGCGGGCCAACGGATCGTGCAGCGCCCGGCAGTGTCCTCGGTGACGGTGGGGAGCTCCTCCTACAACAAGCTGCAGCCGGGCGATCTGATCGTCTCCATCAACGGCACCGACGTCACCACCAATGATCAGGCCGCCGAGTTGATCAGGGACCGCCGGCCCGGCAGCACACTGATCTTCGAAGTGCTGCGAGACCGGAAGCAGAAGTTGATCAAGGTCGCCCGAGGAGCCGACGACGAGAGCAACACCGATCAACTGTCCGGGATCACCATCGGCAACGGCTATCAGTACGGTCCGAAGATCTCCTTCGACCTGGGTGAAGAGATCGGAGGGCCGAGCGCCGGACTGGTGTTCTCGCTGGCGATCTACGACAAGATCACCCCCGGCCCACTGCTGGCGGGCCGACGGGTGGCAGGGACCGGCACGATCAGCGCCGACGGCACGGTTGGCCCGATCGGCGGTATCCAACAGAAGATCGGCGCTGCGACCTCCGGCGGGGCGACGGTGTTCCTGGTGCCGGCGGCCAACTGTGAGGATCTCGCCGGGCTGAAGACCGACCTGCAGTTGATCAAGGTCGGCACGCTGCAGGACGCGATCGGTGCACTGGACGACCTGAACGACCACCACACCGCGGACCTGCCGCACTGCTGA
- a CDS encoding molybdenum cofactor biosynthesis protein MoaE, producing MSEPVRVAAVTEQPLSVDRLLATVNDPAVGGIVLFVGTVRDHDAPVDPTIDGDSAGTTRGVTSLDYTAHPLAVDRLAEVAARAATVHGVRAVAVEHRVGHLVIGDLAVVVAVGAEHRGEAFLACRQLIDELKAGVPIWKEQTFDDGVAEWVGLP from the coding sequence ATGTCTGAACCGGTTCGGGTCGCGGCCGTGACCGAGCAGCCGTTGAGTGTCGATCGGCTGCTCGCGACGGTCAACGACCCCGCGGTCGGCGGGATCGTGCTGTTCGTCGGCACGGTCCGTGATCACGATGCGCCCGTTGATCCGACGATCGACGGCGATTCCGCGGGGACGACGCGCGGCGTCACCTCGCTGGACTACACCGCTCATCCACTGGCCGTCGATCGACTCGCCGAGGTCGCCGCCCGTGCCGCGACCGTACACGGGGTACGTGCCGTTGCCGTCGAGCATCGGGTCGGTCACCTCGTGATCGGCGATCTGGCCGTGGTGGTTGCGGTCGGCGCCGAACACCGGGGCGAAGCATTCCTCGCCTGCCGACAGCTGATCGACGAACTGAAGGCGGGCGTGCCGATCTGGAAGGAACAGACCTTCGACGACGGAGTCGCCGAATGGGTCGGCCTGCCATGA
- a CDS encoding TetR/AcrR family transcriptional regulator yields the protein MSESVQAAGRDEVRSRIVDVASQLLRDQGPEAVTTRRVAEAAGAQPPTIYRLFGDKDGLMQAVAEQVMADHVAAKAEVVRAASATAVDPIEDLRIGWDTQIDFGLANPAIFRLLNDPNHALDSPAARTGREILRARVHRVATHGRLRVREDHAVDLIHAAGIGTVQVLLAMPPEQRDQDLAASMFAAVLGQVLTPAPEDAVAVSDDAAAAAAAVTLRAVVPALSAFSDGERLLLGEWLGRISGDGAR from the coding sequence GTGAGCGAGTCCGTACAGGCAGCCGGCCGGGACGAGGTGCGTTCCCGGATCGTCGACGTCGCCTCGCAACTGCTCCGCGACCAGGGACCCGAGGCAGTCACCACCCGCCGGGTCGCCGAGGCTGCCGGAGCGCAACCACCGACGATCTATCGGCTCTTCGGCGACAAGGACGGGCTGATGCAGGCCGTCGCCGAGCAGGTGATGGCCGACCACGTGGCTGCCAAGGCAGAGGTGGTCCGGGCGGCGTCGGCGACCGCTGTCGATCCGATCGAGGACCTGCGGATCGGATGGGACACCCAGATCGACTTCGGCCTGGCCAACCCCGCGATCTTCCGGCTGCTCAACGACCCGAACCATGCACTGGACTCTCCGGCCGCCCGGACCGGACGGGAGATCCTGCGGGCGCGAGTGCATCGGGTCGCAACGCACGGTCGACTCCGGGTGCGGGAGGACCATGCGGTCGACCTGATCCACGCCGCCGGCATCGGCACCGTCCAGGTGCTGCTCGCGATGCCGCCCGAGCAACGCGATCAGGACCTTGCTGCCAGCATGTTCGCCGCCGTTCTCGGACAGGTGCTGACGCCGGCACCCGAAGACGCGGTCGCAGTCTCCGACGACGCCGCCGCAGCGGCCGCGGCGGTGACCCTGCGAGCTGTTGTGCCTGCGCTGTCGGCATTCAGCGACGGTGAGCGGCTGCTGCTCGGCGAGTGGCTCGGCCGCATCAGCGGCGACGGCGCCCGGTGA
- a CDS encoding NmrA family NAD(P)-binding protein, translating to MIVVTGATGALNGATVDHLLERMPATEIAVAVRDPAKGQRFADRGVTVRHGDYAQPDSLPAAFTGADQLLLVSSSDPAADAVALHRTAIDAAAAAGVGRILYTSHQGAAADSPFGPARDHFATEQLLVRSGIAWTSLRNGFYAHSLTWLAGPWQDTGRITVPADGPVSWTAREDAAEAAAIILAEGAGYDGPVTLTADAAPTFVDVAEIASELVGRTIERELVEPDAWLAGQATAGLPEAAARFTLGMYQAAEQKYFAGTDPLLSRLLGRPARSVRDVLGSALGE from the coding sequence ATGATCGTTGTCACCGGGGCCACCGGCGCCCTGAACGGCGCAACCGTCGACCACCTGCTGGAGCGGATGCCGGCCACCGAGATCGCGGTGGCCGTCCGCGACCCGGCCAAGGGCCAGCGCTTCGCCGACCGCGGTGTCACCGTCCGCCACGGGGACTACGCCCAGCCCGACTCCCTGCCCGCCGCCTTCACGGGCGCCGACCAATTGCTGCTGGTCTCCTCCAGCGATCCGGCGGCCGACGCCGTGGCCCTGCACCGGACCGCGATCGACGCTGCGGCCGCCGCCGGCGTCGGGCGGATCCTCTACACCAGCCACCAGGGCGCGGCCGCCGACAGCCCGTTCGGACCCGCTCGGGATCACTTCGCCACCGAGCAGCTCCTGGTCCGCTCCGGCATCGCCTGGACCTCGCTGCGCAACGGCTTCTACGCCCACAGCCTGACCTGGCTCGCCGGTCCCTGGCAAGACACCGGCCGGATCACCGTTCCGGCCGACGGCCCGGTGTCGTGGACCGCACGCGAGGACGCCGCCGAGGCGGCCGCGATCATCCTCGCCGAAGGAGCCGGCTACGACGGACCCGTCACCCTGACCGCCGACGCCGCACCGACCTTCGTCGACGTCGCCGAGATCGCCTCCGAACTCGTCGGCCGGACGATCGAACGGGAATTGGTCGAGCCGGACGCCTGGCTGGCCGGGCAGGCGACGGCCGGCCTCCCCGAAGCCGCGGCCCGCTTCACCCTCGGCATGTATCAGGCCGCCGAGCAGAAGTACTTCGCCGGCACCGATCCGTTGCTGAGCAGGCTTCTGGGCCGCCCGGCGCGGTCCGTACGCGATGTTCTCGGTTCGGCCCTCGGGGAGTGA
- a CDS encoding zinc-dependent metalloprotease, with protein MADDSRPRDEDLPEDPFGEGNGSEAGSGSTGGSEPQRPLGPTPGDHSPSSPGNGPIGFGSTGAGGNQAGASGNQNPFEALFGGMAGPGGEMPDMNALMQQLQGAFQMFGGGGSMFPGAAPDGGVNWDVTKDTARKTVAAKGSDPTPDDGQRRAIVDAVSLAETWLDQATELPRGARTVAAWSRADWVERTMPVWQRLIEPVATHIADAMEGALSLGGEDQPGLPPQMQGMEQMLRPMLRSSGASMFGLQVGQALGTLATEVNGTTDIGLPLAPEGQLALLPTNVAAFAEGLQQSADDVRIYLALREAARQRLFASAGWLREQMLALVAEYARGITIDTSALEQAVGEIEGGNMEELSSALEGGLFEPQKTPAQKATLERLETMLALVEGWTDDVVSQAAARWMPSAEAIAEMVRRQRATGGPAEATFATLVGLELRPRRLRDAANLWAAVRAERGAAGRDAIWAHPDLLPGSSDLDDPIGYAKGEHKSGEDDAFDAALQELLNDPGNSAKGDAGRSSDKQDGDEGNDGQGGDDTKNS; from the coding sequence ATGGCCGACGATTCGCGACCTCGCGACGAAGACCTGCCCGAGGACCCGTTCGGCGAGGGGAACGGTAGCGAGGCCGGCAGTGGCAGCACCGGTGGCAGCGAGCCGCAGCGGCCACTCGGCCCGACGCCCGGCGACCACTCCCCTTCCTCGCCCGGAAACGGCCCGATCGGCTTCGGCAGCACCGGTGCCGGCGGCAATCAGGCCGGAGCCAGCGGCAATCAGAACCCGTTCGAGGCGTTGTTCGGCGGGATGGCTGGGCCAGGTGGCGAGATGCCGGACATGAATGCCCTGATGCAGCAGCTGCAGGGTGCGTTCCAGATGTTCGGCGGCGGTGGCTCGATGTTCCCCGGTGCGGCGCCGGACGGCGGCGTGAACTGGGACGTCACCAAGGACACCGCCCGCAAGACCGTTGCGGCCAAGGGCTCCGATCCGACGCCGGACGACGGCCAGCGCCGGGCGATCGTCGACGCGGTGTCGTTGGCCGAGACCTGGCTGGATCAGGCCACCGAACTGCCTCGCGGAGCCCGTACGGTCGCGGCCTGGAGCCGGGCCGACTGGGTGGAGCGGACGATGCCGGTCTGGCAACGGCTGATCGAGCCGGTCGCCACCCACATCGCCGATGCGATGGAGGGTGCCCTGAGCCTCGGTGGCGAGGACCAGCCGGGCCTGCCGCCACAGATGCAGGGCATGGAACAGATGTTGCGGCCGATGCTGCGCAGCTCCGGCGCGAGCATGTTCGGGCTGCAGGTGGGCCAGGCCCTCGGCACCCTGGCCACGGAGGTCAACGGCACCACCGACATCGGCCTGCCGCTGGCACCGGAGGGGCAACTGGCGCTGCTGCCGACCAACGTCGCGGCGTTCGCCGAGGGCCTGCAGCAGTCCGCCGACGACGTCCGCATCTACCTGGCGCTGCGGGAGGCCGCCCGGCAGCGGTTGTTCGCCTCCGCGGGCTGGCTGCGGGAGCAGATGCTGGCGCTGGTCGCGGAGTACGCCCGGGGGATCACCATCGACACCTCCGCGCTGGAACAGGCCGTCGGCGAGATCGAGGGCGGCAACATGGAGGAGCTCTCCTCGGCACTGGAAGGTGGCCTGTTCGAACCGCAGAAGACGCCGGCCCAGAAGGCGACCCTGGAGCGGCTGGAAACGATGCTGGCGCTCGTCGAGGGTTGGACCGATGACGTGGTCAGCCAGGCGGCCGCCCGCTGGATGCCGTCGGCGGAGGCGATCGCGGAGATGGTGCGCCGGCAACGCGCGACCGGTGGCCCGGCGGAGGCGACGTTCGCGACCCTGGTCGGACTCGAGTTGCGGCCACGGCGGCTGCGTGATGCGGCCAACCTGTGGGCAGCGGTCCGCGCCGAACGCGGTGCGGCCGGGCGGGACGCGATCTGGGCCCACCCGGACCTGCTGCCGGGCTCGTCGGACCTGGACGATCCGATCGGTTATGCCAAGGGCGAGCACAAGTCCGGCGAGGACGACGCCTTCGACGCGGCCCTGCAGGAACTGCTGAACGATCCCGGCAACTCCGCCAAGGGTGATGCCGGCCGGAGCAGCGACAAGCAGGACGGGGACGAAGGGAATGACGGCCAGGGCGGGGACGACACCAAGAATTCCTGA
- a CDS encoding oxidoreductase, giving the protein MTRTALPGGTFTLAEDITLTRFGYGAMQLAGPGVFGPPRDRDAAIAVLREVIELGINHIDTSDYYGPYVTNEIIKEALHPYPDDLHLVTKIGSQRDDEGNWIPHLTSESLRQQVHDNLDRLGLDVLDVVNLRVGGFAGPEPGSIADKVETMAALQADGLIKHIGISTVNADQLAEAQSIVPIVCVQNMYNIAHREDDELVDSLAQQGIAYVPYFPLGGFSPLQSEALDKIAAGAGSTPLAVALSWLLHRSPNILLIPGTSSVDHLRDNVAGAGLELSDDTLTELNAIAG; this is encoded by the coding sequence ATGACCCGCACCGCCCTCCCTGGCGGCACGTTCACCCTTGCCGAGGACATCACACTCACCCGGTTCGGCTACGGCGCGATGCAGTTGGCCGGTCCCGGCGTCTTCGGACCGCCGAGGGACCGCGACGCCGCGATCGCGGTCCTGCGTGAGGTGATCGAACTCGGGATCAACCACATCGACACCTCCGACTACTACGGACCGTATGTGACCAACGAGATCATCAAGGAGGCGCTGCACCCCTACCCCGATGATCTCCATCTGGTCACCAAGATCGGATCCCAACGGGACGACGAGGGCAACTGGATCCCGCATCTGACCTCGGAATCACTGCGGCAGCAGGTACACGACAACCTGGACCGGCTCGGACTGGACGTGCTCGACGTCGTCAACCTCCGGGTCGGCGGCTTCGCCGGTCCCGAACCGGGCTCGATCGCCGACAAGGTCGAGACGATGGCAGCCTTGCAGGCAGACGGCCTGATCAAGCACATCGGGATCAGCACGGTGAACGCCGATCAGCTCGCCGAGGCGCAGTCGATCGTGCCGATCGTCTGTGTGCAGAACATGTACAACATCGCCCACCGCGAGGACGACGAACTGGTGGATTCCCTTGCCCAGCAGGGAATCGCATACGTCCCGTACTTCCCACTCGGCGGCTTCTCCCCGTTGCAGTCCGAGGCGCTGGACAAGATCGCCGCCGGCGCCGGCAGCACCCCGCTGGCCGTCGCACTGTCCTGGTTGCTGCATCGCTCGCCGAACATCCTGCTGATCCCGGGGACGTCATCGGTCGACCATCTGCGCGATAACGTCGCCGGCGCCGGCCTGGAACTCTCCGACGACACGCTCACCGAGCTGAACGCCATCGCCGGGTGA
- a CDS encoding NUDIX hydrolase, producing MSLSRTCQEVLVRWSPPDQQQSALRDRYLDHLRSTSDGWSRSCAGQHLTASSLIISPDRDRVLLTLHARIKRWLQTGGHIEAADPDLGAAALREAREESGLADLVLGDLLLLSRHEVPCGPVRPCFHLDVQYLVTGDPDQPPVISDESADVRWFGLDELPELDQSVRDLISAATAAPAG from the coding sequence GTGAGTCTTTCTCGAACCTGCCAGGAGGTGCTGGTCCGGTGGTCACCGCCGGACCAGCAGCAGTCGGCATTGCGCGATCGGTACCTTGATCATCTGCGGAGTACCTCCGACGGCTGGTCCCGGAGTTGCGCCGGACAACATCTGACCGCGAGCAGCCTGATCATCTCGCCCGATCGTGACCGGGTGCTGCTCACCCTGCATGCCCGGATCAAACGCTGGCTGCAGACCGGCGGCCACATCGAGGCCGCCGATCCCGACCTCGGCGCCGCCGCACTCCGGGAGGCACGGGAGGAGTCCGGGCTCGCTGATCTGGTGCTCGGTGACCTGCTGCTGTTGTCTCGGCACGAGGTGCCCTGCGGCCCGGTCCGGCCCTGTTTCCATCTGGACGTGCAATATCTGGTCACCGGCGACCCGGACCAGCCGCCGGTGATCAGCGACGAGTCCGCCGACGTCCGCTGGTTCGGTCTGGACGAGTTGCCCGAGCTCGATCAGTCCGTCCGCGATCTGATCAGCGCAGCGACTGCTGCTCCAGCGGGGTAG
- a CDS encoding M48 metallopeptidase family protein → MARRSGRRDPAQPSLLDPTAETEAPSPLVSSGAGAAPDGAGPAPTVVVRRSARRKRTVTAYREADSIVVLIPQRMTKADERVYVEDMVAKVLARESRTAAPRGDVALAERARELSERYLAPQLGHAPEPSSVTWVTNQNHRWGSCTPSSGAIRLSHRMQPMPSWVVDYVLLHELAHLVEASHSRRFWRLVNVYPEADKAQGYLEGFQAASGTTGAGRGDVG, encoded by the coding sequence ATGGCGCGACGAAGCGGGCGGCGGGACCCGGCGCAGCCGTCACTGCTGGATCCGACCGCGGAGACCGAGGCGCCGTCTCCACTGGTGTCCAGTGGCGCCGGTGCCGCGCCCGACGGTGCCGGCCCGGCGCCGACCGTCGTCGTCCGGCGCAGTGCCCGCCGCAAGCGCACCGTGACCGCCTACCGGGAGGCCGACAGCATCGTGGTGCTGATCCCGCAGCGGATGACCAAGGCCGACGAGCGGGTCTACGTCGAGGACATGGTGGCCAAGGTGCTGGCCCGGGAGTCCCGGACGGCCGCTCCGCGCGGTGACGTCGCCCTGGCCGAGCGGGCCCGGGAGCTGTCCGAGCGCTACCTGGCACCCCAACTGGGCCATGCCCCCGAGCCGTCCTCGGTGACCTGGGTGACCAATCAGAATCACCGCTGGGGTTCGTGTACGCCCAGTTCCGGAGCGATCCGGTTGTCCCACCGGATGCAGCCGATGCCGTCCTGGGTGGTGGACTACGTGTTGCTGCACGAGTTGGCGCACCTGGTCGAGGCCTCCCATTCCCGGCGCTTCTGGCGGCTGGTCAACGTCTATCCCGAGGCGGACAAGGCGCAGGGATATCTGGAGGGTTTCCAGGCGGCGTCGGGGACCACCGGCGCAGGCCGCGGGGACGTCGGATGA
- a CDS encoding DUF5679 domain-containing protein, which yields MAETYSGEFYCVKCKAKREATGEVQVNDKGTRMAKAKCPECGTNLNRILGKA from the coding sequence GTGGCAGAGACCTACAGTGGCGAGTTTTACTGTGTGAAGTGCAAGGCGAAGCGCGAGGCCACCGGCGAGGTCCAGGTGAACGACAAGGGCACCCGGATGGCCAAGGCGAAGTGCCCCGAGTGCGGGACCAACCTGAACCGCATTCTCGGAAAGGCCTGA
- a CDS encoding ThiF family adenylyltransferase codes for MLDIGPDMATRSVPRLAPWLPLLQRGPGELQVGIGAEAGLVLSGVPDGVEQVLQLADGRHTTTELHLQAIRREIEPALIDRILRLLQTAGLLIESDAGSSRLIDLDGLRVRLLGAGVLGSAVARTVLRAGAARLYLVDNDPVDPTTHPRAGLATTQAEALAVGLDDRVEVVDHWSKPEHSAPDLTLIATDLAEPDPAIGDDFVSTGHRHLYLRPTRGGAVVGPFVHPGRTPCLRCLDLTRRDADPRWPTLLPQLCRTRLPIDRVLADWAASTAITQVVSDHAGRLPSTLFGTLEMTADECEAKFRRWPMHPTCGCAG; via the coding sequence ATGCTGGACATCGGCCCTGACATGGCGACTCGATCGGTCCCCCGGCTCGCGCCCTGGCTGCCCCTGTTGCAGCGTGGCCCCGGAGAACTGCAGGTCGGGATCGGCGCCGAAGCAGGGCTGGTGCTGTCCGGCGTCCCTGACGGGGTCGAGCAGGTCCTCCAGCTGGCTGACGGGCGACACACCACGACCGAACTGCACTTGCAGGCCATCCGTCGGGAGATCGAACCGGCGCTGATCGACCGGATCCTGCGGCTGCTGCAGACCGCGGGCCTGCTGATCGAGTCCGACGCCGGCAGCAGCCGGCTGATCGATCTCGACGGTCTACGGGTCCGTCTGCTGGGAGCGGGTGTCCTCGGCAGCGCGGTGGCCAGGACGGTGCTGCGAGCCGGCGCTGCCCGGCTCTACCTGGTCGACAATGATCCGGTGGATCCGACGACCCATCCGCGCGCCGGCCTGGCCACCACCCAGGCCGAGGCGCTCGCCGTCGGACTGGACGACCGGGTCGAGGTCGTCGACCATTGGAGCAAGCCCGAACATTCCGCACCGGATCTGACCCTGATCGCCACCGATCTGGCCGAACCGGACCCGGCGATCGGGGACGATTTCGTCAGCACCGGCCATCGCCATCTCTATCTTCGGCCGACCCGCGGCGGCGCCGTGGTCGGCCCGTTCGTCCATCCCGGTCGGACGCCGTGCCTGCGCTGTCTCGACCTGACCCGCCGCGACGCCGACCCGCGGTGGCCGACCCTGCTCCCCCAGCTCTGCCGGACCAGGCTGCCGATCGACCGGGTGCTGGCCGACTGGGCGGCCTCGACGGCCATCACCCAGGTCGTCTCCGACCACGCCGGCAGGCTGCCGAGCACGCTGTTCGGCACGCTGGAGATGACCGCCGACGAGTGCGAGGCGAAGTTTCGACGGTGGCCGATGCACCCGACCTGTGGGTGCGCCGGATGA
- a CDS encoding ABC1 kinase family protein has protein sequence MSSDDKSLARSALRRGAKLASLPLGVAGRKTLGFGRRLGGQSADTVNEQLRERTAEQLFRVLGELKGGAMKVGQAMSLFEGFLPDEVAGPYREKLSMLRDSAPPMPTSRVHTVLARELGADWRDRFISFEPRPAAAASIGQVHRAVWHDGRTVAVKVQYPGADEALRSDLKQLSRMASIAGPLAGGMDVRAVADELTARIDEELDYRLEAQAQSGFAEAFADDPEFVVPRVLDGTGKVLISEWIDGVPLTTIADWPDDDRNEAGLKYVRFLFAGPSRAGMLHADPHPGNFKMLPDGRLGVVDFGLVARMPAGLPDEIGETLRIAMTGDAESAVAGLRQEGFLTHDVDAELVMDYLAPFVEPAAEPEFAFDRAWMQGVYRQANGDTAAAAEFGRAFNLPTDYLLIHRVWMGGIAVLSQLRITAGFRAVLDEFLPGFAAEPA, from the coding sequence ATGAGTTCGGACGACAAGTCGCTGGCCCGGTCGGCCCTTCGGCGAGGTGCCAAGTTGGCCTCACTGCCGTTGGGAGTCGCGGGTCGCAAGACGCTCGGTTTCGGGCGCCGGCTGGGCGGGCAATCCGCCGACACGGTGAACGAGCAACTCCGGGAGCGGACCGCCGAGCAGCTGTTCCGGGTGCTCGGCGAGCTCAAGGGCGGCGCGATGAAGGTCGGCCAGGCGATGAGTCTGTTCGAGGGCTTTCTGCCCGATGAGGTGGCCGGGCCGTATCGGGAGAAGCTGTCGATGCTGCGCGACTCCGCGCCGCCGATGCCGACCTCGCGGGTGCACACCGTGCTGGCTCGCGAACTCGGGGCCGATTGGCGCGACCGATTCATCAGTTTCGAGCCACGGCCGGCCGCGGCCGCCTCGATCGGCCAGGTCCATCGCGCGGTCTGGCACGACGGCCGGACGGTTGCGGTCAAGGTGCAGTATCCGGGTGCCGATGAAGCGCTCCGCTCCGACCTCAAGCAGCTGTCCAGGATGGCGTCGATCGCCGGACCACTGGCCGGTGGGATGGACGTCCGTGCCGTTGCCGACGAGCTGACCGCCCGGATCGACGAGGAGCTGGACTATCGGCTGGAGGCCCAGGCACAGTCCGGCTTCGCCGAGGCCTTCGCCGACGACCCGGAATTCGTCGTACCGCGGGTGCTGGATGGCACCGGCAAGGTGCTGATCAGCGAGTGGATCGACGGTGTTCCGTTGACCACGATCGCCGATTGGCCCGATGACGACCGCAACGAGGCCGGGCTGAAATACGTACGTTTCCTGTTCGCCGGCCCGAGCAGGGCGGGGATGCTGCACGCCGACCCACATCCGGGAAACTTCAAGATGCTGCCCGACGGACGACTCGGCGTGGTCGATTTCGGCCTGGTCGCGCGGATGCCGGCCGGGCTGCCCGACGAGATCGGCGAGACCCTACGGATCGCGATGACCGGCGACGCCGAGTCCGCGGTCGCCGGGCTGCGGCAGGAAGGCTTCCTCACCCATGACGTCGACGCCGAACTGGTGATGGACTACCTCGCTCCGTTCGTGGAACCGGCGGCAGAACCGGAGTTCGCCTTCGACCGGGCCTGGATGCAAGGGGTCTACCGGCAGGCCAACGGTGACACCGCGGCCGCCGCCGAATTCGGCCGGGCCTTCAATCTGCCGACCGACTACCTGCTCATCCACCGGGTCTGGATGGGTGGCATCGCCGTACTGTCCCAGCTGCGGATCACCGCCGGGTTCCGGGCGGTGCTGGACGAGTTCCTGCCCGGATTTGCCGCCGAGCCTGCCTGA
- a CDS encoding VOC family protein: MLDHFGINVADMATASAFYDKVLGVLGHRRIMDFDVAIGYGTTEPDFWISTFDGVGANREMHVAFTAPDAATVRAFGEAAESLGAEILHAPRLWPEYHEHYYAVFVRDTEGNNVEAVCQTADEGD, encoded by the coding sequence ATGCTCGATCACTTCGGAATCAACGTTGCTGACATGGCGACCGCCAGCGCCTTCTACGACAAGGTGCTCGGCGTGCTCGGTCACCGCCGGATCATGGACTTCGACGTCGCCATCGGCTACGGCACCACCGAGCCGGACTTCTGGATCTCCACCTTCGACGGAGTCGGAGCCAACCGCGAGATGCATGTCGCCTTCACCGCACCCGACGCCGCGACCGTACGGGCCTTCGGTGAAGCCGCCGAATCGCTGGGAGCGGAGATCCTGCACGCACCCCGGCTGTGGCCGGAGTATCACGAGCACTACTACGCCGTCTTCGTCCGCGACACCGAAGGAAACAACGTGGAAGCCGTCTGTCAAACGGCCGACGAGGGCGACTGA